The Amphiprion ocellaris isolate individual 3 ecotype Okinawa chromosome 6, ASM2253959v1, whole genome shotgun sequence genome contains a region encoding:
- the gdnfb gene encoding glial cell line-derived neurotrophic factor, with translation MKLWDSLTTCLILLSAVHASPLLQSRQQSSRRRGRAAEGPLDLPPVQIRLSVTSPGISSTETAGREERFAGGHKYSMEEPLPNDFEDVVDFIKVTISRIRRSTTSAMSSSTSSTTITITTPSTPRENLSSRPRHRRERKKGASQETSKGGRGGARGGETGRRTRGGGGGGRGQGCVLRQIHLNVSDLGLGYRSSEEMIFRYCSGPCRKSETNYDKILYNLVHNRKLPSKDTLPQACCRPTAFDDDLSFLDDSLVYHTMKKHSARKCGCV, from the exons ATGAAGTTATGGGATAGTCTGACCACTTGTTTGATACTGCTGAGCGCCGTGCACGCCAGCCCACTGCTCCAGAGCCGACAGCAGTCCAGCAGGAGGCGAGGGCGCGCCGCGGAGGGTCCCTTGGATCTGCCGCCGGTCCAGatccgtctgtctgtcacctcccCGGGCATCAGTAGTACCGAGACCGCAGGAAGAGAGGAGAGGTTTGCCGGAGGACACAAAT ACAGCATGGAGGAACCCCTTCCGAATGACTTTGAAGATGTGGTGGACTTCATAAAAGTAACCATCAGCAGAATACGTCGCTCCACCACATCTGCCATGTCCTCAtctacctcctccaccaccatcacTATCACTACCCCTTCTACCCCCAGAGAAAACTTGAGCAGCAGGCCTCGACACAGAAGGGAGAGGAAAAAGGGGGCAAGCCAGGAGACTAGTAaaggtggaagaggaggagcgaGAGGAGGGGAGACGGGCCGGAGGACTAGAGGAGGAGGCGGTGGCGGACGAGGACAGGGCTGTGTGCTCAGACAGATCCACCTCAACGTGTCGGACCTCGGGCTGGGCTACCGCTCCAGTGAGGAAATGATATTCAGGTACTGCTCCGGACCCTGCAGGAAGTCGGAGACCAACTACGACAAAATCCTTTACAACCTTGTTCACAACAGGAAGCTTCCCTCAAAAGACACACTGCCCCAGGCTTGCTGTCGGCCAACAGCGTTTGACGACGATCTGTCCTTCCTGGATGACAGTCTGGTTTACCACACAATGAAGAAGCACTCAGCCAGGAAATGTGGTTGTGTGTAG